Genomic window (Zingiber officinale cultivar Zhangliang chromosome 2B, Zo_v1.1, whole genome shotgun sequence):
CGGCCTTCGGCACGCCTTCTTCCGCTCCTGCCTTTGGTTCTTCTCCGTCTTTTGGCACGCCTTCTTCGTCTCCGGCTTTTGGAGCGCCTTCTTCCGCTATGGCTTTCGGCGCGCCTTCTTCCGCTCCATCCTTCATCACTCCTACCACAAGTCTTCCGTTCGGTACACCTCCTTCCACACCTGCCTTTGGTACGCCTTCATCCATGCCCGCATTTGGAGCGCCTTTGTCGGCGCCagccccttcccccctttttccACAGCAGTCGCAGCAGCAGCATTTTACAATCCAGCCGGCCTCCCTCCCTTTTGGAAATCCTCAGATAACGACTCAAATGGCTCCCGTCGCTCCCGTCCGGCTTTCCCTCGCTGATCGAGACATCCACGTCAGTGCTTCGCAATAAAATTCACTACGCTGTATACATTGTACAAAAGATGGAGTTCCCAGGATCAAATCGTTCTAAAGACTACCACTTCTTGGTTTGTTTGCAGGCAATCATAGATGCTTACAAGGATGAGCCGGGGAATCCTAAGTACTCGTTTAGGGTGAGATGCTTCTTCTCCAGTTCTACTTCGTTTATTCTACTTTGTGTATTCATATTGCTTACTCATTTATCTATTTGATAAATTTTGCAGCATTTGCTGTTAAGCGTCACTGATCATGCCGCACGGGTGAAACCGTTTGGTGCATCTGatgtgagttattttattttatgttttttgggTTTGCTTTTTTTTCTTTATAGGCGAACATAAGGTTGTCAGATCCTAGTTCAAATATTTAGTTCGGAATGACAGATCTCCTGGGCAGAGGCAATGAGGAAGCTGGAGGGAATGGACAGTTTAGATAGAGACAGGTTGTGGCCTCAACTTGTACAGGGCTTTAAAGATCTATCCGATCGCCTCAAGGTATAGTGTGTCTTCTTCAAGAGCTTATTATCATTATGCAGGATCAAGctattgttggagttcttttCCATCACATAATTTTCTTTTCACTAAATCGAGATCATATCCTCATACTTTCATTCTTGTGCTAGGGTAACCACCAATTTCTTTCCTTAGACATCTCAAATTGAGAATTATTCTTTTAGATGTATGTGCAGCTAGAAGTTATGTTTTTGAGTCATGGAATTGTTTAAGGAAGCACACACTCTCAAGTTTGCATTATAGAAGTGTGGACAACTTTATGTGTACTACATGTTTTTGAACTACGTTATTAAGAATGCCCTGTTTGCTAAGAGCACCATGTAATTTAGGTGCATATGTGTGTGTACATAGAAAAGGCGCTGTGGTCGGTGATACTATGGGCCTATAACTACAGTGGGAGAAAAGCTTTCACACATTGATTGGACTTTAGTGGGATGGACAGGATAGAGTTGCTATATTTCTTAAAATGGTTTCATATTCTATGACACTTGCATATGTCATTGATGTTATGGTAATCTTAAGTTATACACATTTTGAATTGACGTGAATTTAGGAAATCACTAGATATATCATAACCTTCAGCTTTGCCACTATGAATAGACAACTGAACTTGCATGAAAGCAAATATGTCAATAAGCCTTGGAATCTGGATCTTGATATTACGTCATTCTATtgaggaatctttcttttgacgAACAGATGTCACTATGGTTGTTAAGACTATAGTGATCTCACCTCAACATGACTTTGTGCTGTCTTAAACTGCTACTTCAAATCATTTCAGGAGTATGATTTGCTTGAATTACTGACTGTGTTAGTTTGTTTATTTTCCTTTGAATTATTTTGTTAGAATGTGTTTGTTACGTTATTAGGATCTTTGATGGCGACTTTGATAATACATAAGAAAGGGGGAGAAAGCTAATGTGGAATACCAATTTCTTGTCCATGTATCTTTGAGATAAATGGGCTGTCACATCTAATGAACCCATATTGAATCATCAAAATACTGCTGAGCAAAATGGACATACCTTGAGTAGTAGGACGTCCTTCAAAGTAATCCATATGATTATCTGCTTATATTTTAGGTAGAATTCAAGAAGAGGAGCCTTAGTGCAACAATAAAGTAGCTAGCATGTGATCGGGATATCACAGGTTGGAGTTTGGGAAACAACCTTTTGCAAAACAGGCTGCGTATAATAGACCTTGGACCTTGCAttggtgggagcttcgtgcacttgACTGCCCTTTTTATTTTAGGTAGAATTCAAATAGATTGGAGCAACTGCTGGATGAAATAATTTAGATTTGTTTTACTGaaaagatctacaactttgcacAAATTGGCATACATCCTTGTGCTTCTATAACCTTCTCATGCATGAAATAATGGAAAGTGGATATATTGTTTTGGCGAAGTGGATAATCAGTGGCTAAGAATTACCTTGGTTTTATAGAAAATTAAGCCATCATGAATTTTTCACTGAGTATTTCTTTTCATGACCATTTGAACCTTTTGTTGTGATTGACATAATTCTTTAATCTCTTATGGAATTTAAACACAAAAATTGTTGAGTGGAAATAGGGAGGGCGATTCCTTTGTAGGTATGCAGTGAGATTAAGCATCAAGAATACTGCACTTCAGTCTTGATTTTCATTGGTGAATTCATCTTTGAGAAGTTTAGAAATTCTTTCTTATTGAGCAACAGTCCCAAGTGCTGTCTCTAATAAATCTGTAAGATTTAAGGATCAACATGTACTGTAAAAGGATCCTGTAGGGATCTTTGATGATAAACAAATTAAAAACACAGTGGAAATTGATACCTCCAGGGATCCATGTGATTGCAAAACTACTTTTGCAACTACACTAGCGAATAGGATTATTACCTTTGATGCGCCAACAAACCTAAGAAGACTTCTAGTCTGACCGATTTCAGCGCGATCAAAATATCCACACCTCTACAGTATCCACAAACACGTCCCTTCCTTTGTCTCACGAATTCCGGACTCGGAGTCTTACACCACCTCACCTTCTTGCTAGAGATGACTATTCAAGGTGgcaacaagtgaagaagaagaagaagaagaagatgatgatgatgcctTTTCTGGCTAGAGATGGGTATTTAAGTTGGTAAGGAAGAAGCTACCTCTTCACCTTTTTGCTAACCCTTCACCTTCTTGCTAACCCTTCATCTTCAAGAATTCTTCATCTTCAAGAAGAACTCTTAGCGGACTCGATAGTTGGGTTGGACCTTAAATGGATTAACCAATTAATCCAATAAGTCTAAAACCCAATTAGATTAACTTATTAATCCAATAGGCTTAAGGTTCGAAACCATAAAATAAATcaatctccaaatcaacatgctctttgtgtgtgacctattAAGTTCTCATGATGTTGATAGTGTTTCTATAACTATTTTAGATACACAAATAATGAGTGACatttagcaatgcatcattgctacccaagtgacgagaatgttgagatccaacctaACCTGTTCGTGACCATTATCTTATATAGCTTAGTCTTTTtgttcttgatatctagattgatccatgaggcatagaccgtatcatcctctgatcaatctatgtttcttgatctctaagtagactcacttaatcaaataagcttaatatctcatattgacttactTAGCATGACCGTACATTTCAGTACTACtcaatcaaggggcccacaactatgtcttccgtcatatggaagaccCTCTGCATAGCTTATTGCATACTAACAATTtgatagtccaccttgttacaggtgacgctTTTTCGATACTAAAGtacgcaactccttatgtagacaaccgtagtgacttcatgtCTGAGGAttatttatactaatagtcattataagaatgcttatgacattcatataacgatccatgaaacttcTCATGACGAGTCAATTCAGTAcaaattctctaatatatacctatgtatcaacttgatatcttatatcaaTGTCTTGTGAGAATAAGTtatcaattgacctacatgctagtctcagcatATTAATATTAcctttgtatattaatacttgattaggaataaTTGAGAATAGTGTTCTCTATCGACAACCTTCCACAATCAATTCAACAATTGATATACTAAAACCTATTATTTTAagtcattattatatttattcagctAGCACAAacatgaaataaatataataaccaaaacattgccttttattgataaatatgataAAATATGTCGTAAGTCAATCAACTCATGATTGACTTTTAGGACTTACACTAACAATTTCTCATTAACACTAGAGCCAATCAATAAAGTATCTAATAATGAGTgacttagtgtgaccatcatgcttcctctgtgctatAGCTTTGGTTAGTGGGTCCGCTACGTTAGCATCTGTTGGTACCATGTGTGCTCACATttcctccaaatatcaagaaataatctttagttctttttaagtacttaagtatATTTTTTACCATGGTCCAGTAACTTTCACCCATATCTAACTAGTATTTGCTTGTCATGTTTAatgcatacaagacatcagggtAAGTACATGATATACATGAAAATCCAATAGCAGATGGATAAGGAATTTTATCCGTGCTATCTCTCTCCTCCTTATTAGAGGGACATTGAGTCTTAGAGAGGCTCACACCAAGTGATATTGGCAGAAATTcctttttagaattttacatgACAAAACAATTAAGcactttgtcaatatatgtacacTGATTtaaggccaagcaatcttttataTTTATGTCTAAAATATagactgcttcacctaagtctttcattgagaaataattcccaaaCTAAGTCTTCACAGATTGTAGGACAGATCTACATATAAGATTAGAAAGAAACAATGCTCTCACTAAGTCTTATGTtgacacaaggtttatcttcattcttaatgaaaccaaactcttTGATTGCATCGTTGAATCAAAGATTTCAACTTATGGAAGTTTATTTTAATCCATAAATGTGCTtttgcaacttacatacctttctaGCATCCTTTTGGATCCACAAaatccttaggttgtgtcatatacatatcctcgagtagattttcatTAAGGAATGCAGTTTTGATATCtatctgccaaatctcataatcatagtaagctgtaatagcaagcaagatccgaatagatttaagcattgcgtaaaaaggtttcatcatagtctataccataaaTTTGCTCGAATCCTTTAGTTACTAATCACCCTTTATATGTATGCActtgaccatccatgtcagttttcttGAAAATCCATTTATACTCAAtaagtttgatcccttcaggtgagTTAACCAGAGTCCATACTTGGTTGTAATTCATGGATTGCATTTCAaacctcatggcctctagccatgtctcagaatctgggctcattgTAGCTTTCTGATAGGATGTAAGCTCGTTCAAATCAACAAACATTATATCATTTTCATCGGATAGGAAagatgaatatctctcaggttgattacgtaccttatcagatctgcgtagagcttatTCTACTTGAACATGTTATTGCTCcataacttcttgtggtgtaataGAGTCATGATTCAAAATACATTTGATGTCTGTTCAATTTTCATCAAGGGCTCAGTGCTAATTAGAATTTCTTTAAGATATACTTTTCTTCCACTAGTTCTTCTAGACATAAATTCTCTTTCTAGAAAAATACCATTTTTAGCgacaaacactttgccttgtgtgagattataaaagtaatatcccttcgtttccttgaaaTATCTTACAAAATAACACTTGTCAGATTTGAGTCATAGAGTTCTTCTGAGACTTGCAAACATAAGCCTCATAACTTCAAATCTCCATGAAAGATATCTTGGGACTCtgcccagtccatatcgtatatggtgtctttgtgACTATCTTAGACGGAAGGCGATTAAGTGTGAATGTaaccgtctctagagcatgcccccaaaaggaagaaggaagatcactcatcattgatcgtaccatatctaataaagtatgatttatcCGTTTTGATATGTCATTCCACTTTGGTGTGCTaggtggagtgagttgggataggattccTAACTCAACTAGATGATCACGAAACTCTTGGCCTAGGTACTCATcaacttgatctgatcgaagtattttaatacttttgccaagttgattttgtacttcattcttgaattttttgaatttttcaaaggattttgacttgtgtttcattaggtACACAGGCATATCtattgaaatcatcagtaaacgTAATGAAGTATTGATAGCTTCCTCTAGCTGCTATATTGAAAGGGTTACATACATCATTATGTATTTGTTCTAACAAATAATTAGCTCGTTTgctgtgtccactaaaaggagttttttgtcatcttgcctagtagacaagattcacataacttatatgattcaaaatcaaatgagtccaaaagtccattctCATGGAGTTTTAATACACGTTTTTCATTTACGTGGCCCAAGCGacaatgccaaagatatgtttagtttAAGTCATTAGATTGTAAtcgttttgtatttatattatatattgaGTTTTCAAGgtttagaacatagagtccatttattagtTGTGCATTATAATAAAACAcgtcatttaaataaatagaaaaatgtttgtcttttattataaatgaaaatcctttcctgtctaaacaagaaatagaaaTTATGTTCCTAGTTAAAGTAGACACATTATAACACTCCTCAAGTTTTAACACAAGCCTAGTGGgcaaagataaaatatatgttCTTATAGCTATAACAACAACTATTTcgctattgcctactcgtaggttcacttcaccctttgtcaACGATCTATTCTTGCATatttagtacaaatgtgagatgcatagtcagtatctaatacccatgaagaaaaaaatggatagattgacttctataatatatatacatgaggcAGAAATTTcactcctttttcttttttatttcctcTCGGTAaaatttgcagttcctcttccaatgttcAGTTTCACTATAGTGGAAGCAAGTTTTTTCTTTAGCCACTCCACCTTTAGGTTTTAATGTATGAGACTTGGTCTTGCCTTTAGCTTGGGGTTTACCCCCTACCTTTGGGTTTCCGTTTGCTTTTGCCCTTTTGCATTATTAAAATGGTATTAGGCTTTGTCTTCTTAAGATTGAGTTCAACAATTCTCAACATGTTTAACATCTCAGGCAAcgatttatcaattttattcatgttatagttcatgagaAATTAACTATAGCTGTTAGGCAATGATTGCAGAAcaagtggccaattcttggctcAATGAAAATCCCAATCTCTTAAGTTCTACTTAATCATTTTTAGTACATGAATTCCTACGGGATTTCcttcttgcatcttgcattgaaataaaGCCTTAGATATTttaaatctctcgtgccttgcgtACCTCTggtatagttgtctaagatgttcaatcatattgtaagcatccatgttctcatgttgcttctgaaactcAAAATTCATGGTGGcaagcataaggcatgacacatccAAAGCATCATCATGATGTTTCTTATGAGTATCCTTATCGGCACGAGTAGAGCATTAGAGGCGGGTGGTTTAGGAATAGTTTGgtctaggacgtacaattttctctCTTGCTTGAAAACAATTCTTAAGTTTTTGTACTAGTCTAAAAAATTAGGTCCATTGAGCTTGTCTTTATCAAGGATAAATTGAAAGGATATTAGATGTGTGCCTTGACATGGTGATCTATAATAAGAAATGTAGCAATAAGTATTATATTTAAATcacttaattaggcctttaattaagtAATTCTCCCACTAAAATGTAAAGATTGGTAGGAGTAAGTCATGGATGTGGGTAACCGTAGtctacccacactactagctttaataataatattcaagtgggacaagatccatattatattgcatcttgagttagctttggctaatcgcctcaGACTTGGACATATTAGGTAGgtaacgtttaccaattacatcatatgcaACTCTTGGATAATTTGGTGAACAAGATTATTTGTTTTGTTGCCTATCGAATGAGCATATGCCTCTAAGTTTTCAATCTAATAGAGGTAACTTAGTTAATTCACACCTAAAGTTTAATAGTCGGATATCAtaattgtcctgtcgcactctagcaagataaatcgacTCACATTGCTTTTACAAACATATCTACAATTGATCAAGATAGTAGTGAGTGCtaaactttggtagacatattAAATTGACCTAATTATGGTAAAACTACTAATTATACATGCATCAAATTTAAGCATAACATATATTAACATATATGCAAAATAAGCAaataaacgtgacatggttatgacccgtCTACTTCGATCTTCTTAAGTTAATAAGAGGATTGATAAGTCAAACTAGGGGATTGcatcatcttctccaagtgctttctTGGTTGTGATGTGTTGTTGGCTTCCTTTTCAATTGTCGTCCAATATTATACCAGGACCATAGTTGTCAAAAGCGCAAAGCGCAAAAAAATGCTCAAGGGTCTTGGGGCTTAAAGCGCAAATCGCAAAGCGAAACGCGGGCTTTACGGAAAAAAGCGTAATAAACAAAAGGGCTATTATATCTatttaaaaactttcaaaatgtcttagaaaatccaaataaccataaacaaaataTTCCTTGATGAAATTGTAGATTATTGAAAATTAAaagtctttgaaaatatgatacatgaaatatcaaatatcaaaataatcatcttcttcatcttcattgtcTAAATTTGTCATCAGCTCCATCGCTTGATTTGTATCCATCAGTATCTTCTTCTTCAGTTTCATCATCAAGATTAATTTCTTCTTCGTTTACAAGACTAGTTTGAGCTGAAGACTGCTTTCTTTTTGCTAATGCAGATGATGATGCCTCTTTTGAAGAAGACACATTTCAAGATCGAAAGTCATATGCACTTTCACCAATCCCAGATGCTTGTGCTACATCACTCCAAcgcaaatcttcaccttcaaagaTAAAATCATTATCATTGTCTTTATCACTGTCATCCAATTTTCCCAACAACTATTCATTACTATCATCTATCTCTGACAAAGCAATAAGATCAATCTTATCTCGCATGTCATATCTTCTCCTCAAATCTCTATTGTACTTGATATATATCAAATCATTCAATCTTTGTTGAGataacctatttcttttcttagaatgtatctacaaaaaaattaaaaagtaaaaggttaagttcataatataaattttaatatgtattaaaaaaaatccaacttACATGTTCAAAAACACTCTAATTACATTCACAACCTGAAGAAGAGCATGTCAGGTTTAAAATCTTTATTGCAAATATTTTTAATTCAGGCGTTGATGCACCATAAGATGACCACTAATCAGCTTGAAAAACAAAAACATATAAATTATAAGATTAACTTTATTATCATCCAATATTGATATTGcacaatatattatttataaatttacctAGTGATTTTAAA
Coding sequences:
- the LOC122045552 gene encoding nuclear pore complex protein NUP54-like, which produces MFGTPSASSTPAFGTPSSAPAFGSSPSFGTPSSSPAFGAPSSAMAFGAPSSAPSFITPTTSLPFGTPPSTPAFGTPSSMPAFGAPLSAPAPSPLFPQQSQQQHFTIQPASLPFGNPQITTQMAPVAPVRLSLADRDIHAIIDAYKDEPGNPKYSFRHLLLSVTDHAARVKPFGASDISWAEAMRKLEGMDSLDRDRLWPQLVQGFKDLSDRLKLQDEVIISDAERLKMTQANVKLLQRHFQADSFQWIQRLKQKEQTLLRRLLRVMRIVEALESKGYRIPLMKGEAELSEKLAAIARRLKGPGTELSSRVHNLLSITRMRANSGDFRDSIHILGSAKLQEQSLCDLQEALQQENEAIARLGNVLKRDVRDLEIIMSEGTDMLEDGRHIWKIQ